The following proteins are encoded in a genomic region of Thermococcus henrietii:
- the nikR gene encoding nickel-responsive transcriptional regulator NikR, producing MKVVRFGVSVPEELLEKFDRIIEEKGYVNRSEAIRDLMRDFIIRHEWETGDTEVAGTITMLYNHDEADVVKELLDLQHEYLEEIVSSIHVHMDEHNCLEVVIVKGKASRIKEIADRLLSLKGVKHGKLVMTGTGKELV from the coding sequence ATGAAGGTGGTCCGTTTCGGCGTCTCCGTACCCGAGGAGTTGCTCGAAAAGTTTGACAGGATAATCGAGGAGAAGGGCTACGTGAACAGGAGCGAGGCCATAAGGGACCTCATGAGGGACTTCATAATCAGGCACGAGTGGGAGACCGGCGATACTGAGGTTGCGGGAACGATAACGATGCTCTACAACCACGACGAGGCGGACGTCGTCAAGGAGCTCCTCGACCTGCAGCACGAGTACCTCGAGGAGATCGTTTCCAGCATTCACGTCCACATGGACGAGCACAACTGCCTCGAGGTCGTCATAGTCAAGGGAAAGGCGAGCAGGATAAAGGAGATAGCGGACAGGCTACTGAGCCTCAAGGGAGTGAAGCACGGCAAGCTCGTCATGACGGGAACCGGGAAGGAGCTGGTTTAA
- the rqcH gene encoding ribosome rescue protein RqcH — protein sequence MKEEMSSVDIRYVVRELQWLVGSRVDKVYHDGDEIRIKLRTKEGRVDLILQAGKRFHLTSYVKEAPKQPSSFTMLLRKHLSGGFIDAIEQHQFDRIVKIRVGDYTLIGELFRRGNIVLVDSENRIVAALRYEEYKDRAIKPKAEYKFPPARENPLEVSFERFFELMRENEELELVRALARKLNMGGLYAEEISIRAGFEKTTPVKELSDEDLKKVYEAMMGTFNDEPRPNIVYKDGNMHDVVPIELKIYEGLEKRYFKTFSEALDEYFGKLTIEKAKIERTRKLENKKRQLLATLRKQEEMLKGFEKAMNENQEIGDLIYANYALIERLLEEFRKATEKLGWEEFRKRIEAGKKEGNKVALMVKSIDPREKAVTIELEGKKVKLYLNKSIGENAELYYEKAKKFRHKYEGALKAYEDTKRKLDEVEKLIEEEMKKELNVRKIERRKKKWFEKFRWFVSSEGFLVLAGKDAGTNEVLIKRHMAENDLYCHADVYGAPHVAIKDGQKAGEKTIFEACQFAVSMSRAWSQGLYGADAYWAYPNQVTKQAPSGEYLGKGAFMVYGKRNWLRGLPLKLAVGVINYEGEDYVVCAPVDAIKAHTDRYIVIRPGRLKKGELVKKIRGILEKWGYKVREEDLNAILPPGGGEIVEVVG from the coding sequence ATGAAGGAAGAGATGAGTTCAGTTGACATACGCTACGTCGTGAGAGAACTCCAGTGGCTCGTTGGCTCTCGCGTTGACAAGGTCTATCACGACGGCGACGAGATTAGGATTAAGCTCCGCACGAAGGAAGGCAGGGTCGATTTAATCCTCCAGGCCGGGAAGAGGTTTCATTTAACGAGCTACGTCAAGGAGGCGCCGAAACAGCCTTCGAGCTTCACGATGCTCCTCAGAAAGCACCTGAGCGGAGGCTTTATAGACGCGATAGAACAACACCAGTTCGACAGGATTGTCAAGATTCGTGTCGGCGACTACACGCTCATCGGCGAGCTCTTCAGGAGGGGCAACATCGTCCTCGTGGATTCCGAGAACAGGATTGTTGCCGCTTTGAGATACGAGGAGTACAAGGACAGGGCGATAAAGCCCAAGGCAGAGTACAAGTTCCCGCCGGCGAGAGAGAACCCGCTGGAGGTCAGCTTCGAGCGCTTTTTTGAGCTGATGAGGGAGAACGAGGAGCTTGAGCTCGTCAGAGCTCTGGCGAGGAAGCTCAACATGGGGGGCCTCTACGCGGAGGAGATTTCCATAAGGGCCGGCTTCGAGAAAACCACCCCTGTGAAGGAGCTGAGCGACGAGGATTTGAAGAAGGTCTACGAGGCGATGATGGGAACCTTCAACGACGAGCCGAGGCCGAACATCGTCTACAAGGACGGCAACATGCACGACGTTGTTCCAATCGAGCTGAAAATATATGAGGGGCTTGAGAAGCGCTATTTTAAAACGTTCAGCGAGGCCCTCGACGAGTACTTCGGTAAGCTCACAATCGAGAAGGCCAAAATCGAGAGGACGAGGAAGCTCGAAAACAAGAAGAGGCAGTTGCTGGCGACGCTGAGGAAGCAGGAGGAGATGCTGAAGGGCTTCGAGAAGGCAATGAACGAGAACCAGGAGATAGGAGATTTAATCTACGCGAACTACGCCCTCATAGAGAGGCTTTTGGAGGAGTTCAGGAAGGCCACCGAAAAGCTCGGCTGGGAGGAGTTCAGGAAGCGCATAGAGGCGGGCAAAAAAGAGGGCAACAAAGTTGCACTCATGGTAAAATCCATCGACCCGAGGGAGAAGGCCGTAACGATTGAGCTGGAAGGGAAGAAGGTCAAGCTCTACCTCAACAAAAGCATAGGCGAGAACGCCGAGCTCTACTATGAGAAGGCCAAGAAGTTCAGGCACAAGTATGAGGGAGCGCTCAAGGCCTACGAGGACACGAAGCGCAAGCTCGACGAGGTTGAAAAGCTCATAGAAGAAGAGATGAAGAAGGAACTGAACGTGAGGAAAATCGAGAGGAGAAAGAAGAAGTGGTTCGAGAAGTTCCGCTGGTTCGTTTCGAGCGAGGGCTTCCTCGTCCTGGCTGGAAAGGACGCGGGAACCAACGAGGTTCTCATAAAGAGGCATATGGCAGAGAACGACCTCTACTGTCATGCAGATGTTTACGGCGCTCCCCACGTCGCCATCAAGGACGGGCAGAAAGCTGGAGAGAAGACCATCTTCGAGGCCTGTCAGTTCGCGGTCTCGATGAGCAGGGCGTGGAGTCAGGGGCTGTATGGAGCGGACGCCTACTGGGCGTATCCCAATCAGGTGACTAAGCAGGCTCCCAGCGGTGAGTACCTCGGCAAGGGAGCCTTCATGGTCTACGGAAAGAGGAACTGGCTTAGGGGACTACCGCTCAAGCTGGCGGTGGGAGTCATAAACTATGAGGGGGAGGACTACGTCGTCTGCGCGCCCGTTGACGCGATTAAGGCCCACACGGACAGGTACATCGTCATAAGACCCGGCAGGCTCAAGAAGGGCGAGCTCGTCAAGAAGATACGCGGAATCCTCGAGAAGTGGGGCTACAAGGTTCGCGAGGAGGACTTGAACGCGATTCTGCCTCCGGGAGGTGGAGAAATAGTGGAGGTGGTCGGTTAA
- a CDS encoding 1,4-alpha-glucan branching protein — protein MRGYLTFVLHTHLPYVRKHGKWPFGEEWLYEAMSESYLPLLMEFERLRDSGVRFQLVVNITPVLMEQLADDYVKAEFEKYLLRKIERTREDLASGKYPERPVREALRHFERVYSYWKAINGDVIGKFRELQEEGYLEIITSPATHAYLPLLWREESIHSQIANGIATYEKHFGKRPRGMWVSECAYRPSGRWQLPGGRTVERKGVERFLEEFGIEYFFVESNLIDDGPVSDSYGAPVPTGSLATLRPYWVKGSNVAVFARNRETGHQVWSAHYGYPGDFWYREFHRKAERSGNQYWRVTGKDVDLGDKDFYDPEKALERVEAHARHFVWLVETLLGEFEEKTGEKGIIVSPYDTELFGHWWYEGVRWLGRVLELLAERGIKTTTLSAFLSNYSGERLEVELPEGSWGANADHSTWWNPETEWTWEEIYRAEERMVALASRFYGKDKLGDRAIEQLARELLILEASDWQFLITTGQAKAYAERRVLLHARDFHRLANEVVRYFNAGEMDVSLLEGLEERDNPFRSVIVAHYVSDSSPELEEYVEPPEVPPEERGRTEEVGGTFVEAEAELGESVFEGSDGRFYASSLAFVKRRKPKVPLARRIDTRLTKRVEGIRTPRKPKAEKKRPRLKRLIDVKGIGPKTLVKLNNAGINTPEDLLHADLEELARKTRISIKRLRRFVEQL, from the coding sequence ATGAGGGGCTACCTAACCTTTGTCCTTCACACTCACCTTCCCTACGTCAGGAAGCACGGCAAGTGGCCCTTCGGTGAGGAGTGGCTCTACGAGGCGATGAGCGAGAGCTACCTGCCCCTGCTCATGGAGTTCGAGCGCTTGAGGGACTCGGGCGTTCGCTTCCAGCTCGTGGTGAACATAACGCCCGTCCTGATGGAACAGCTGGCCGACGACTACGTCAAGGCCGAGTTTGAGAAGTATCTCTTGAGGAAAATCGAGAGGACCAGGGAGGACCTTGCATCTGGCAAATACCCCGAGAGGCCCGTTAGAGAAGCCCTCCGTCACTTCGAGCGCGTTTACTCATACTGGAAAGCCATAAACGGCGACGTAATCGGCAAATTCCGGGAGCTCCAGGAGGAGGGCTACCTTGAAATCATAACCTCCCCTGCGACACACGCCTACCTTCCCCTCCTCTGGAGGGAGGAGTCAATACACTCCCAGATAGCCAATGGGATAGCAACCTACGAGAAGCACTTCGGGAAGAGGCCAAGGGGGATGTGGGTTTCCGAGTGCGCCTACAGACCTTCCGGCAGGTGGCAGCTTCCCGGCGGAAGGACCGTTGAGAGGAAGGGGGTGGAGAGGTTCCTTGAGGAGTTTGGAATCGAGTACTTCTTCGTCGAGAGCAACCTCATTGATGACGGACCGGTCAGCGACTCCTACGGCGCCCCGGTTCCTACTGGTTCTCTCGCAACGCTCCGGCCATACTGGGTCAAGGGCTCTAACGTCGCCGTCTTCGCGAGAAACCGCGAGACGGGCCATCAGGTCTGGAGCGCGCACTACGGCTACCCCGGCGACTTCTGGTACAGGGAGTTTCACAGGAAGGCCGAGCGGAGCGGCAACCAGTACTGGCGTGTGACGGGTAAGGACGTTGATTTGGGAGATAAGGACTTCTACGACCCCGAGAAGGCCCTTGAGCGGGTTGAAGCGCACGCGAGGCACTTCGTCTGGCTCGTCGAGACCTTGCTGGGTGAGTTCGAAGAGAAAACGGGCGAGAAGGGAATAATCGTCTCTCCCTACGACACCGAGCTCTTCGGCCACTGGTGGTACGAGGGCGTCAGATGGCTCGGGCGCGTCCTTGAGCTTCTGGCGGAGAGGGGAATCAAGACGACGACGCTTTCAGCCTTCCTCTCCAACTACTCCGGCGAGAGGCTTGAGGTCGAACTGCCCGAGGGCTCGTGGGGCGCCAACGCGGACCACTCAACGTGGTGGAATCCGGAAACGGAGTGGACATGGGAGGAAATCTACCGCGCGGAGGAGCGTATGGTCGCGCTGGCGAGCCGCTTTTACGGGAAGGACAAGCTTGGCGATAGGGCGATAGAACAGCTCGCGAGGGAGCTTCTAATCCTCGAGGCGAGTGACTGGCAGTTCCTCATAACGACCGGCCAGGCGAAGGCCTACGCCGAGAGGCGCGTTCTGCTTCACGCCAGGGACTTCCACAGGCTCGCCAACGAGGTCGTCAGGTACTTCAATGCTGGCGAGATGGACGTTTCACTCCTCGAGGGCCTTGAGGAGCGCGACAACCCTTTCAGGTCGGTGATAGTTGCCCACTACGTCAGCGACAGTTCTCCAGAGCTTGAGGAGTACGTGGAGCCCCCGGAGGTGCCGCCGGAGGAGAGGGGTAGAACGGAGGAAGTGGGAGGAACGTTCGTTGAGGCGGAAGCCGAGCTCGGTGAGAGCGTCTTCGAGGGTTCCGATGGGAGGTTCTACGCGAGTTCGCTCGCCTTCGTAAAGAGGAGGAAGCCGAAGGTTCCCCTCGCGAGGAGGATTGACACGAGGCTGACAAAGAGGGTCGAGGGGATTAGAACGCCCAGGAAGCCGAAGGCCGAGAAGAAACGCCCACGGTTGAAGCGCCTCATAGACGTCAAGGGCATTGGCCCCAAAACCCTTGTGAAGCTTAATAACGCGGGGATAAACACACCCGAGGACCTTCTTCATGCGGACCTTGAGGAGCTCGCAAGGAAAACGAGGATTTCAATAAAAAGGTTGAGAAGGTTCGTGGAGCAACTTTAG
- a CDS encoding alpha-glucosidase produces MKSPGILEDTAEVLETTIPRVERLTVLSEKEKRKVIKLIKEAAENFRQLSKNVKNDNVQLAEFFFKKAKELKNLSTDKGIEREGKKKYIERVKKMNLYSKSAVYDFDPEMLRELKKAYRTYIFGMTAFFLLVGVYMSQVMAVTALILALPIILSMLSLQRRGYTGLLLAYSAAPIPIIQGVMGLTYGWRQLTTPGAIEKIAETFNKSPEFVKGWLIFMVVLSAVELYLIVYGLYLLYRHRHAFL; encoded by the coding sequence GTGAAAAGTCCGGGGATTCTTGAGGACACTGCCGAGGTTCTGGAAACGACGATACCTCGCGTTGAAAGGCTCACGGTTCTGAGCGAGAAGGAGAAGAGGAAGGTCATCAAGCTCATAAAGGAGGCCGCTGAGAACTTCAGACAGCTGTCAAAGAACGTTAAGAACGACAACGTCCAGCTGGCGGAGTTCTTCTTCAAGAAGGCGAAGGAGCTGAAGAACCTCAGCACGGACAAGGGAATTGAGCGTGAGGGCAAGAAGAAGTACATTGAGCGGGTAAAGAAGATGAACCTCTACTCCAAGTCGGCCGTTTACGACTTCGACCCGGAGATGCTCAGGGAGCTGAAGAAGGCCTACCGCACCTACATATTCGGCATGACTGCGTTTTTCCTACTCGTTGGTGTTTACATGAGTCAGGTGATGGCCGTAACAGCCCTAATCCTGGCGCTCCCGATAATACTATCGATGCTCTCCCTCCAGAGGAGGGGCTACACCGGCCTTCTCCTGGCATACTCAGCGGCTCCAATCCCGATAATCCAGGGTGTCATGGGACTGACCTACGGCTGGAGGCAGCTGACGACGCCCGGTGCCATAGAAAAAATAGCGGAGACCTTCAACAAGAGCCCGGAGTTCGTCAAGGGCTGGCTGATATTCATGGTTGTCCTCAGCGCCGTCGAGCTGTACCTCATCGTGTACGGCCTCTACCTGCTCTACAGGCACCGCCACGCCTTCCTCTAA
- a CDS encoding sodium-dependent transporter — protein MEQQRDQWATKIGLILAMAGNAVGLGNFVRFPTQVAQNGGGAFMVPYFLALFLLGIPIMWVEWVAGRYGGKYGHGTIGPSYYLMARESLKPRSALIMGVISGMVAFAGVTLLNSYYLHLIGWSAAYTWFSITGAYFGKNTGQFFSNYLSNHAEVFLFWGITIVTIAIAVGRGVSKGIEKWVKVMMPLLYVFAIIMVGYVFVLGSPINPNWSTLDGFAFIWTPNWAYLKAHFSAVMLAAAGQIFFTLSLGMGIIQNYASYLGPNDDVALSGIATVSLNEFAEVILGGSLAIPLATAYAPKIVPANVLDQGKSAALSWIGHKFGLGFAYTSLPNAFVSMGEVGRFFGALWFLLLWFAGWTSAIAMYNYLVALFEEDLNIKRNVGTWLVLLIYFILGLPVIYIGLDNYVTPLDNWISFQLTLLALLDIIVAVYLFKPSNFWEELHKGAYIRVPTFYKWITLIVAPIFLLIPLVGTFKGFVSGGIPPTVGAVIIVMFIIGAIETYFAIKRKYGEEIAKNEVLIKV, from the coding sequence ATGGAACAGCAGAGGGACCAATGGGCGACCAAGATTGGTTTAATTTTGGCCATGGCCGGAAACGCGGTTGGCCTTGGTAACTTTGTGAGGTTCCCAACCCAAGTCGCCCAGAACGGTGGCGGCGCCTTCATGGTGCCCTACTTCCTGGCGTTGTTCCTCCTCGGAATACCAATAATGTGGGTTGAATGGGTCGCCGGAAGGTACGGGGGCAAGTACGGCCACGGAACCATCGGCCCGAGCTACTACCTCATGGCCAGGGAGAGCCTCAAGCCGAGAAGCGCCCTCATAATGGGTGTCATCAGCGGTATGGTGGCTTTTGCTGGAGTCACCCTGCTCAACAGTTACTACCTGCACCTCATCGGCTGGTCAGCCGCGTACACCTGGTTCAGCATCACCGGTGCATACTTCGGCAAGAACACGGGACAGTTCTTCAGCAACTATCTCAGCAACCACGCGGAGGTGTTCCTCTTCTGGGGTATAACCATAGTCACCATCGCCATAGCTGTCGGAAGGGGTGTCAGCAAGGGTATCGAGAAGTGGGTCAAGGTCATGATGCCGTTGCTCTACGTCTTCGCCATCATAATGGTCGGCTACGTCTTCGTCCTCGGTTCACCAATCAACCCGAACTGGAGCACACTCGACGGATTCGCGTTCATCTGGACCCCGAACTGGGCATACCTCAAGGCGCACTTCTCGGCGGTCATGCTCGCGGCCGCGGGACAGATATTCTTCACACTCTCGCTCGGTATGGGTATCATCCAGAACTACGCCAGTTATCTCGGTCCCAACGATGACGTCGCTCTCTCCGGTATAGCCACGGTCTCGCTCAACGAGTTCGCAGAGGTCATCCTCGGTGGTTCGCTCGCCATTCCGCTGGCGACCGCCTACGCTCCGAAGATTGTTCCGGCAAATGTCCTGGACCAGGGCAAGAGCGCCGCCCTCTCATGGATTGGCCACAAGTTCGGTCTCGGTTTCGCTTACACGAGCCTGCCAAACGCATTCGTCAGCATGGGAGAGGTCGGAAGGTTCTTCGGCGCACTCTGGTTCCTCCTGCTCTGGTTCGCCGGATGGACCTCGGCAATAGCAATGTACAACTACCTCGTGGCACTCTTTGAGGAAGACCTCAACATCAAGAGGAACGTCGGCACATGGCTCGTGCTGCTGATATACTTCATACTCGGCCTGCCGGTTATCTACATCGGCCTCGACAACTATGTCACCCCACTCGACAACTGGATTAGCTTCCAGCTCACCCTGCTGGCCCTGCTGGACATCATAGTTGCGGTGTACCTCTTCAAGCCCAGCAACTTCTGGGAGGAGCTTCACAAAGGAGCCTACATCCGGGTTCCAACGTTCTACAAGTGGATTACCCTCATAGTGGCGCCAATATTTCTGCTGATTCCGCTGGTCGGAACCTTCAAGGGCTTCGTTAGCGGCGGAATTCCGCCGACGGTAGGTGCAGTGATTATAGTGATGTTCATTATCGGAGCCATCGAAACCTACTTCGCCATCAAGAGGAAGTACGGCGAGGAGATAGCGAAGAACGAGGTGCTCATAAAGGTCTGA
- the gdhA gene encoding glutamate dehydrogenase gives MVEIDPFEMAVKQLERAAQYMDISEEALEWLKRPMRIVEVSVPIEMDDGSVKVFTGFRVQHNWARGPTKGGIRWHPAETLSTVKALATWMTWKVAVVDLPYGGGKGGIIVDPKKLSEREQERLARAYIRAIYDVIGPWTDIPAPDVYTNPKIMGWMMDEYETIMRRKGPAFGVITGKPLSIGGSLGRGTATAQGAIFTIREAAKALNMDLKGKTIAVQGYGNAGYYTAKLAKEQLGMKVVAVSDSKGGIYNPDGLDPDEVLKWKQEHGSVKDFPGATNITNEELLELDVDVLAPAAIEEVITEKNADNIKAKIVAEVANGPVTPEADDILREKGILQIPDFLCNAGGVTVSYFEWVQNINGYYWTEEEVREKLDKKMTKAFWEVYNTAKEKNIHMRDGAYVVAVQRVYQAMKDRGWVKK, from the coding sequence ATGGTCGAGATAGACCCCTTTGAGATGGCCGTTAAGCAGCTTGAGAGGGCTGCCCAGTACATGGACATAAGTGAGGAGGCCCTTGAGTGGCTCAAGAGGCCCATGAGGATTGTTGAAGTTAGCGTTCCCATCGAGATGGATGACGGTTCTGTTAAAGTCTTCACGGGATTCCGCGTTCAGCACAACTGGGCCCGCGGCCCAACCAAGGGTGGTATAAGGTGGCACCCTGCCGAGACCCTCAGCACCGTTAAGGCCCTCGCCACCTGGATGACCTGGAAAGTTGCCGTTGTTGACCTCCCCTACGGTGGCGGCAAGGGTGGCATCATCGTTGACCCGAAGAAACTCTCCGAGAGGGAGCAGGAGAGGCTCGCCCGCGCTTACATAAGGGCCATCTACGACGTCATCGGCCCGTGGACCGACATTCCTGCCCCGGACGTTTACACCAACCCCAAGATAATGGGCTGGATGATGGACGAGTACGAGACCATAATGAGGCGCAAGGGTCCGGCCTTTGGTGTCATAACCGGCAAGCCGCTCAGCATCGGCGGTTCCCTCGGAAGGGGCACCGCCACCGCCCAGGGTGCTATCTTCACCATCAGAGAGGCCGCCAAGGCGCTTAACATGGACCTCAAGGGCAAGACCATCGCCGTCCAGGGCTACGGTAACGCCGGTTACTACACCGCCAAGCTCGCCAAGGAGCAGCTCGGCATGAAGGTCGTCGCCGTCAGCGACAGCAAGGGCGGTATCTACAACCCGGACGGCCTCGACCCGGACGAGGTTCTCAAGTGGAAGCAGGAGCACGGCTCAGTTAAGGACTTCCCAGGCGCGACCAACATCACCAATGAGGAGCTCCTCGAGCTCGATGTTGACGTCCTTGCTCCGGCTGCCATCGAGGAGGTCATTACCGAGAAGAACGCCGACAACATCAAGGCCAAGATTGTCGCTGAGGTTGCCAACGGTCCGGTTACCCCTGAGGCCGACGACATACTCCGCGAGAAGGGCATCCTCCAGATTCCGGACTTCCTCTGTAACGCCGGTGGTGTCACCGTCAGCTACTTCGAGTGGGTCCAGAACATCAACGGCTACTACTGGACCGAGGAGGAAGTCCGCGAGAAGCTCGACAAGAAGATGACCAAGGCCTTCTGGGAAGTCTACAACACCGCCAAGGAGAAGAACATCCACATGCGCGATGGTGCCTACGTCGTCGCTGTCCAGAGGGTCTACCAGGCCATGAAGGACCGTGGATGGGTCAAGAAGTGA
- a CDS encoding P-loop NTPase family protein: protein MAKEVILLTGPPLNGRDEYLSEALEKANGESYAYYHVFEYLREVGKERGVKITRKNVLDFAINHQDLMNEIRDEAFERIRREIDESDKRFHLVSTPSLFRWGSGSVIGFTLSNLKLLKPDRVIIVLDDVLSVRRRIINDPEWFERFGNDPDNIKLTTLVMWREDAINHVKTLVHELKKEGINVRYVLQFGIRHPPEVFLDLLFREKEKPLVYLSYPMTGHEEEYYHRVRGFYDKLSEHFTVLDPGALDDWWVVAEYDNQVAKNPNVKKIRIKHLLDGNEVDELEREDIEQATEILRRQLVERDFNLVDVSRAIAVYHYAEGVSAGVVSEMAEAYRTLAAIYLYYPFKRRPSPFMEFYGMQNPSRRTMFRDEDEMIRAMVEEKDYWTKG from the coding sequence ATGGCAAAGGAGGTAATCCTTCTAACCGGCCCGCCCCTCAACGGGCGCGACGAATACCTGAGCGAGGCCCTTGAAAAGGCCAACGGGGAGAGCTACGCCTACTACCACGTCTTCGAATACCTCCGCGAGGTCGGAAAGGAGAGGGGGGTTAAGATAACCCGCAAGAACGTCCTCGACTTCGCGATAAACCACCAGGACTTGATGAACGAGATTCGCGACGAGGCCTTCGAGAGAATAAGGCGGGAGATAGACGAGAGCGACAAAAGGTTTCACCTCGTTTCGACACCGAGCCTCTTCCGCTGGGGGAGCGGGAGCGTTATAGGCTTCACCCTCAGCAACCTCAAGCTCCTCAAACCTGATAGAGTCATCATCGTCCTCGACGACGTGCTCTCGGTCAGGAGGAGGATAATCAACGACCCGGAGTGGTTCGAGCGCTTCGGCAACGACCCGGACAACATAAAGCTCACCACGCTCGTCATGTGGCGCGAAGATGCGATAAACCACGTGAAAACCCTGGTCCACGAGCTCAAGAAGGAGGGAATAAACGTCCGCTACGTCCTCCAGTTCGGCATAAGGCACCCGCCGGAGGTCTTCCTTGACCTGCTGTTCAGGGAGAAGGAGAAGCCCCTCGTCTACCTCAGCTACCCGATGACCGGCCACGAGGAGGAGTACTACCACCGCGTCAGGGGCTTCTACGACAAACTGAGCGAGCACTTTACCGTTCTCGACCCCGGTGCCCTGGACGACTGGTGGGTCGTCGCTGAATACGACAACCAGGTCGCCAAGAACCCGAACGTGAAGAAAATCAGGATAAAACACCTCCTCGACGGGAACGAGGTGGACGAGCTTGAGAGGGAGGACATAGAGCAGGCCACCGAGATACTGAGGAGACAGCTCGTTGAGAGGGACTTCAACCTCGTCGATGTCAGCAGGGCCATAGCGGTCTACCACTACGCCGAGGGCGTTTCGGCAGGAGTCGTCAGCGAGATGGCAGAAGCATACAGGACGCTTGCGGCGATATACCTCTACTACCCCTTCAAGAGGCGTCCAAGTCCGTTCATGGAGTTCTACGGCATGCAGAACCCATCGAGGCGGACGATGTTCAGGGACGAGGACGAGATGATAAGGGCGATGGTGGAGGAGAAGGACTACTGGACGAAGGGTTGA
- the psmB gene encoding archaeal proteasome endopeptidase complex subunit beta, producing the protein MTENLKGTTTVGVVCKDGVVLAADRRASLGNMVLSEGVTKVFQIDEHLALAGAGSVGDILSLVRLLRAEAKLYRARVGREMSVKALATLTSNILHGNRFMPYFGWFLIAGYDEKPGLYSIDMAGGVTEDKFTAAGSGMEFAFSILEENYRDDLSLEDGIRLALKAIKASTRRDVFTGGGVTLVTVTEDGYHEWSEEELKALF; encoded by the coding sequence TTGACTGAGAACCTAAAGGGAACCACTACCGTCGGCGTAGTTTGCAAGGACGGTGTAGTTTTAGCGGCAGACAGAAGGGCATCACTCGGCAACATGGTGCTTTCTGAGGGCGTCACGAAGGTCTTCCAGATAGACGAGCACCTCGCCCTGGCAGGAGCGGGGAGCGTTGGCGACATACTGAGCCTCGTCAGACTTCTAAGAGCCGAGGCAAAGCTCTACCGCGCGAGGGTCGGCAGGGAGATGAGCGTCAAAGCCCTCGCCACTCTCACGTCGAACATACTGCACGGGAACCGCTTCATGCCCTACTTCGGCTGGTTTCTGATTGCCGGCTACGACGAGAAGCCGGGCCTCTACTCGATAGACATGGCCGGTGGCGTCACGGAGGACAAGTTCACCGCCGCCGGTTCCGGAATGGAGTTCGCCTTCTCAATCCTTGAGGAGAACTACCGCGATGACCTCTCACTGGAGGATGGAATAAGGCTCGCCCTGAAGGCGATAAAGGCTTCCACCCGCAGGGACGTTTTCACCGGGGGTGGGGTTACACTCGTGACGGTAACGGAGGACGGCTACCACGAGTGGAGCGAGGAGGAACTCAAAGCGCTGTTCTGA